The genomic window GATTACCTTTGGGCGATCGCGCACATCCAGAGTTGCGCCTTCAACGCACCTGTTCGCCAGCAATTTGTTTACGCGCGCCGCTGAAGTAAGAGCCGTCTGCAAATTCGCATCGGCCAGAATAACACGCCGCGCTTCACCGTTCTTTGCAAGATCGTAAGCCGCTGCTGTCCCCTGCCTCCCGGCTCCAATCACAGCATACTGGAATTTCAATTGACGAACCGCCGCATGCGCACGTTCATAATTATTGCCATGGCGCCAATCGTACTGAGTAAAGAAGACCCGCCGTAACTCATTAGTGGAAGCGGCAAACCTGTGATAGGCATTAACCCGACAATCATGCCGACATTAACAACAAAATGGAAAAAGAAAATTGCAAAAAATCCCATCACAATGAATACACCAACTCGGTCGCGCGCCTGCCTGGCTGTGGATAAAACGCGCATTAATAAAATAAAGTAGATCGCAAGTGTTACAACCACACCGATCAAACCAAAATCTTCCGCAAGCACCGAAAATACAAAATCAGTATGTTTCTCAGGAATGTAGTCCAGATAAGCCTGCGTTTCTTTTGAAAATAATCCTTTTCCAAAAATGCGTCCCGATCCCACAGCGATCTTGGATTGGATGATCTGATATCCAGCGCCCAGAGGATCTTTCGAAGGATCTACAAAGGTTAAGATGCGGTCCTTCTGATAAGGTTTTAGAAACAGCCAGAAAACCGGCAAAGAAGCAATTCCCGCTAAAATGGCCCCCAGGATCCATTTGTATCGCATTCCCGCCAAAAACATCAGCAGAATCAAAGGCGGAATAAAGGTGATGGTCGTCCCCATATCAGGCTGCAAAATAATCAAAAACATGGGAACCAGAACTATCAATCCTGCAAGCAAGAAATCCCTCAAAACAAGGAACATTCGGGTTTCGTCGCTCAGGTACTTTGCCAGAAACAGGATCGTCGCTATCTTTGCAATTTCCGATGGCTGAAAATTAAAGTAGCCAAGCGAAAACCAGCTTTTTGCGCCGGAAATTCTTTTTCCAAAAAATAAAACTGCAACGAGGAAAACGAGTGAGCCTACATAAATAGGCAATGAAGAATCTGCCAGGACGTGATAATCAATGTTCAAAAGAATAAAAAACAAAACGAGTGCCACAGCGCACCACTGCAATTGACGAATATAGAGGTCCTGGCTTGCGCTTTGAAAAGTTGCGCTGTAAATCATGAGCACGCCCATGCCGATCAGGGAAAGCATGCTAAAAAACATGACCGGGTCAAATTGACGGTAGATGCGGGTATCAGCCATTACTCTATCAGCGTCTCTTCCACTGGAGCGGGAGCCGGAGTTTTAGCAACAACTTTCAACTTCGGTTGTGAAAAGGGGGGTATTTTTCGGTCGGCAAAATATGTTTCAAAAA from bacterium includes these protein-coding regions:
- the rodA gene encoding rod shape-determining protein RodA; amino-acid sequence: MADTRIYRQFDPVMFFSMLSLIGMGVLMIYSATFQSASQDLYIRQLQWCAVALVLFFILLNIDYHVLADSSLPIYVGSLVFLVAVLFFGKRISGAKSWFSLGYFNFQPSEIAKIATILFLAKYLSDETRMFLVLRDFLLAGLIVLVPMFLIILQPDMGTTITFIPPLILLMFLAGMRYKWILGAILAGIASLPVFWLFLKPYQKDRILTFVDPSKDPLGAGYQIIQSKIAVGSGRIFGKGLFSKETQAYLDYIPEKHTDFVFSVLAEDFGLIGVVVTLAIYFILLMRVLSTARQARDRVGVFIVMGFFAIFFFHFVVNVGMIVGLMPITGLPLPLMSYGGSSLLSTIGAMAIIMNVRMRRFVN